Genomic segment of Umezawaea sp. Da 62-37:
GGCGCTCAGGGAGGCCATGGCCGCGGCGGGGGAGCGCCACAACGACTGGGAGGCCCGCAACCGGTTCACGGCCACCTGGACGGGCGGCGGACCCCTGCCGAGGGCGACGATCGGGGACGTGGTGGCGCACGTGGAGCACGCCCGCGAGGTGGCCGGGATCGACCACATCGGGCTGGGCGGCGACTACGACGGGGTGAAGGCGCTCCCCGAAGGCCTGGAGGACGTGTCCACCTATCCGAATCTGTTCGGGGAACTGCTCGACCGCAAGTGGAGCGAGGAGGACCTGGAGAAGTTGGCGGGGAGCAACATTCTCCGCGTGCTCCGCGACAACGACTGACCGGAATTCCGCCGGTGCAAATGCACGTGCATTAATACTGTGCGGATCGGTGCCGCGAACGGGTGGTTTCGACGGCGGTTTCCGGCGCGGATCGCCAATGCGCCGGAAACCGGACGGAGCGGGAACGGGCCCCGGAAACAGGCCGGGTGGCAGGCCCTAGTGCCCGGAGCGCTGGCCGAAGAGCGAGACGCCCACCGGGGGCAGGCCGACGGCGGTGGCCATCAGGTCGTAGAACGCGGTGCCGTGGGCGGCGAGCTCGGCGTCCTCGGCCGTCCACGAGGCCCGCAGTTCGAGGTCGTCGGTCCTGGCGGGGCCGGAGATGTCGCCGAACCTGGCCGACGAGGTCTGCGTGACCGTCCCGCCCAGCGCGATGAAGCGCGCGCCCGACACCTCGAGGGACTCGGCGAGCCACGACCAGCCGACCTCGGGCAGCAGCGGGTCCGCCGCCAGCTCCGGGTCCAGCTCGACCCGCACGTAGGCCACGAGCCGGAAGACGCCGTCCCAGGCGTCGACGCCCTCGGGGTCGTGC
This window contains:
- a CDS encoding DUF3000 domain-containing protein, coding for MTGIAAEPELFRRAVATLKSVRTRPELEITEVRPPQRLAPWAYAMTAEVTGPSDELSTGRLVLLHDPEGVDAWDGVFRLVAYVRVELDPELAADPLLPEVGWSWLAESLEVSGARFIALGGTVTQTSSARFGDISGPARTDDLELRASWTAEDAELAAHGTAFYDLMATAVGLPPVGVSLFGQRSGH